One genomic region from bacterium BMS3Abin08 encodes:
- the surE gene encoding 5'-nucleotidase SurE, which yields MPLIFVTNDDGIQSQGLTALYRAMQEVGDAYIVAPDREKSAVSHALTMHRPLRAEKLEDHIYTVNGTPTDCVVVAVEKVLPRTPDILISGINRGANLGDDISYSGTVSAAIEGTLFNIPSVAISTVSTDGKSFHFDTAASFAIRLIRYTLSRGLPQDTLLNVNVPNIPQEEIKGVKFTRQGKRVYDNAIHETFDPWGKQHFWIGGGTPSWQEGNDTDFNAVSGGYISITPIHLDLTNYDTLESLKKEWTSLE from the coding sequence ATGCCCCTTATTTTTGTCACCAATGATGACGGGATCCAGTCTCAGGGATTAACAGCACTATACAGGGCGATGCAGGAGGTGGGAGACGCTTACATCGTCGCTCCCGACAGGGAAAAGAGCGCTGTCAGCCATGCCCTTACAATGCACAGGCCCCTAAGGGCGGAGAAGCTTGAAGACCATATCTATACAGTAAACGGGACACCCACCGACTGTGTGGTGGTTGCCGTTGAAAAAGTACTCCCACGGACCCCTGACATCCTGATCTCCGGAATAAACCGTGGAGCAAACCTCGGTGATGACATCTCATATTCCGGCACCGTATCTGCTGCAATCGAGGGCACCCTGTTTAATATTCCTTCAGTGGCCATATCTACGGTCTCTACCGACGGAAAAAGTTTCCATTTCGATACAGCGGCAAGCTTTGCCATAAGGCTTATACGGTATACACTCTCAAGGGGACTCCCTCAAGACACCCTCCTCAACGTAAATGTCCCCAACATCCCCCAGGAGGAGATAAAGGGAGTTAAGTTCACGAGACAGGGCAAGCGGGTCTATGATAATGCGATCCATGAAACATTCGATCCATGGGGAAAGCAACACTTCTGGATCGGAGGTGGAACCCCCTCGTGGCAGGAGGGCAACGATACGGACTTCAATGCCGTCTCAGGCGGCTATATATCCATAACACCAATCCATCTCGACCTGACCAACTATGACACACTTGAGAGCCTGAAGAAGGAATGGACATCCCTGGAATAG